From a single Anaerolineales bacterium genomic region:
- a CDS encoding threonine--tRNA ligase, producing the protein MPLKKNEKYEDTPLYRVRHSASHVMAQAVLEMFPGQVKFAIGPAIEDGFYYDFDLPRALTPEDLEKLEARMREIIRADKPFVRKELSAAEAKRLFADQPYKIELVEGLEKGTEDEDGNPLTEPPVISTYTSDAFTDLCRGPHVESTGKINLDAFKLLNVSGAYWRGDEKRPMLQRIYGTAWNTAKELEEYLWKVEEAKKRDHRKLGKDLDLFQINPEVGPGLPIWHPKGAMVRHLIEEFCKNEHLKNGYEFVYSPHVGRGQLWETSGHLDFYRENMYAAIEMDNEEYFVKPMNCPFHIHVYKAGIRSYRELPIRYAEWGSVYRFEKAGVLHGLMRVRGFTQDDAHIFCRPDQMPGEIDRTLSFCLHILRSFGFTDFHAYLATRPKEKVVGEPAQWDAAIEALRGTLDRSGLEYDIDEGGGAFYGPKIDLKIQDALGREWQCSTIQFDFNESERFDLHYVDEDGKEKRPYMVHRALLGSIERFFGVMLEHYGGAFPVWLAPVQAMIIPIADRHTEYARNVEEQLRAAGIRAKCDVRTERMNAKIRDAQLQKIPYMLVTGDKEAAAGAVAVRLRSGEDKGAMPVEKFLELAKQAVNSKE; encoded by the coding sequence ATGCCGCTCAAGAAAAACGAAAAATACGAAGATACGCCGCTCTACCGGGTGCGCCACTCCGCTTCGCACGTGATGGCCCAGGCGGTGCTGGAGATGTTCCCCGGCCAAGTAAAGTTCGCCATCGGACCGGCGATCGAGGACGGGTTCTATTACGATTTCGACCTGCCGCGCGCGCTCACCCCGGAAGACCTGGAAAAACTCGAAGCGCGGATGCGCGAGATCATCCGCGCCGACAAGCCGTTCGTCCGGAAGGAGCTTTCCGCCGCGGAGGCCAAAAGGCTCTTCGCCGACCAGCCGTACAAAATCGAACTGGTTGAAGGACTCGAGAAAGGCACCGAGGACGAGGACGGCAACCCGCTCACCGAACCTCCGGTGATCTCCACCTACACCAGCGACGCCTTCACCGACCTGTGCCGCGGGCCGCACGTGGAATCCACAGGGAAGATCAACCTGGATGCGTTCAAACTGCTGAACGTCTCGGGCGCCTATTGGCGCGGAGACGAGAAGCGGCCGATGTTGCAGCGGATCTACGGCACCGCCTGGAATACCGCGAAAGAGTTGGAAGAATACCTTTGGAAGGTGGAAGAGGCCAAGAAGCGCGACCACCGCAAGCTCGGCAAGGACCTGGACCTGTTCCAGATCAATCCCGAGGTCGGGCCGGGCCTTCCGATTTGGCACCCCAAAGGCGCGATGGTGCGGCACCTGATCGAGGAATTTTGCAAGAACGAGCACCTCAAAAACGGCTACGAGTTCGTCTACTCGCCGCACGTCGGGCGCGGGCAGTTGTGGGAAACAAGCGGCCACCTCGATTTCTACCGTGAGAACATGTACGCCGCGATAGAAATGGACAACGAGGAGTATTTCGTCAAGCCGATGAACTGCCCGTTCCACATCCACGTCTACAAAGCGGGGATCCGCTCCTACCGCGAGCTGCCGATCCGCTACGCCGAATGGGGCAGTGTTTACCGCTTCGAGAAGGCCGGGGTGCTGCACGGGCTGATGCGCGTGCGCGGGTTCACCCAGGACGACGCCCACATCTTCTGCCGCCCGGACCAGATGCCGGGGGAGATCGACCGCACGCTTTCGTTCTGCCTGCACATCCTGCGTTCGTTCGGCTTCACCGACTTCCACGCCTACCTCGCCACCCGGCCGAAGGAAAAGGTGGTCGGTGAGCCGGCCCAGTGGGATGCGGCGATCGAAGCCCTGCGCGGAACGCTCGACCGCTCCGGCCTCGAGTACGATATCGACGAGGGCGGAGGCGCGTTCTACGGACCGAAGATCGACCTGAAGATCCAGGACGCACTCGGCCGCGAGTGGCAGTGCAGTACGATCCAGTTCGACTTCAACGAATCCGAGCGCTTCGACCTGCATTATGTGGACGAAGACGGCAAGGAGAAGCGGCCGTACATGGTCCACCGCGCGCTGCTCGGCTCGATCGAACGCTTCTTCGGCGTCATGCTCGAGCATTACGGCGGCGCCTTCCCGGTCTGGCTGGCTCCGGTGCAGGCGATGATCATCCCGATCGCCGACCGCCACACGGAGTACGCCCGCAACGTGGAGGAGCAACTGCGGGCGGCGGGGATCCGCGCCAAGTGTGACGTGCGCACCGAGCGGATGAACGCCAAGATCCGCGACGCGCAGCTGCAAAAGATCCCCTACATGCTGGTGACGGGCGACAAGGAGGCGGCGGCCGGTGCGGTGGCGGTGCGGCTGCGCAGCGGCGAAGACAAGGGCGCGATGCCGGTGGAAAAGTTCCTTGAACTGGCGAAGCAAGCCGTAAATTCGAAAGAATAA